A single genomic interval of Coccidioides posadasii str. Silveira chromosome 1, complete sequence harbors:
- the SFB3 gene encoding COPII coat Sec23p-Sfb3p heterodimer component (EggNog:ENOG410PHK7~COG:U~BUSCO:1207at33183), producing MADWSMYHALGQGEDDQNKHIRTEPAAPQFIPPIAQQPSGYPQGGAAPPPGQYGAIHGQAAPAGFQPPQPFQGPPQSSPQGGAIEGLTSQMGGLGISGDMAGSVRGHKKKHRHAYHDIIPPAGSSQAFGGMPQGQIQNPSQYLDTGVNQPPQPTSPMITPAQRTPGLQPTHGTGDGSVATHGKVDPAHVPGVPPSRDIPAQYYLHHVYPTMERHRPPPAAIPFIAHDQGNSSPKFARLTLNNIPSTADLLSSTSLPLGMVLQPLAPLDPGEQTIPVLDFGDAGPPRCRRCRAYINPFMVFKAGGNKFVCNMCTFPNDVPSEYYAPLDPSGIRVDRMQRPELMLGTVEFMVPKEYWNKEPVGLRWLFVLDTSQEAVNGGFLEACCEGIIGALYGGQHTVDNENGEASNERLPAGAKVGIITFDKEMHFYNLSASLQQAQMIVMPDLDDPFVPLSEGLFVDPQESKHVICSLLTQIPALFSNIKNPEPALLPTINAAFSALEATGGKIICSLASLPTWGPGRLFMREDGKGQGTDAEKKLFTTEHPGWKKVATKMAESGVGIDFFIAAGGGKYMDVATIGHAAATSGGETFLYPNFQAPRDVLKLSNELSHAVNRETGYQALLKVRCSNGLQVSAYHGNFLQHTFGADLIVGTVDADKAFGVTFNHDGKLDPKLDAHFQAALLYTTSGGQRRVRCVNLVAGVNEGGMDTMQYLDQDAIVNIMAKEAASKMPEKSLKDIRASLTEKTIDILANYRRHFSTSQPPGQLVLPEHLKEFPMYILSLIKSRPFKGGHEPSDRRVHDLRMLRSFGCRELSLYLYPRIIPIHNMKPEDGFADKDGQLQVPPSIRASFSQIEEGGAYLVDNGQICLLWIHAHVSPNLLEDLFGPEKTSLQSLDPSTSSLPLLESHLNAQVRNLLQYLATVRGSKAVTVQLARQGMDGAEYEFARLLVDDRNNEAQNYVDWLVHLHRQIQLEIGGHRKKEDSGAGGVSGMESTLTGLAGLRPPYW from the exons ATGGCTGACTGGTCCATGTACCATGCCTTGGGTCAGGGCGAAGACGACCAGAACAAGCATATCAGAACCGAGCCTGCCGCCCCTCAATTCATACCTCCGATTGCTCAACAACCTTCCGGCTACCCTCAAGGTGGTGCTGCTCCTCCACCAGGACAGTATGGCGCTATCCACGGGCAAGCTGCTCCTGCGGGGTTTCAACCGCCACAGCCATTCCAGGGTCCACCACAAAGCAGTCCTCAAGGTGGTGCGATTGAAGGGTTGACAAGCCAGATGGGGGGATTGGGGATATCGGGGGATATGGCAGGCAGCGTTCGTGGCCATAAAAAGAAACATCGCCACGCCTACCACGATATAATTCCACCAGCAGGTTCTTCTCAGGCATTTGGCGGTATGCCCCAAGGCCAAATACAGAATCCTTCGCAGTACCTAGACACTGGTGTCAATCAACCTCCACAACCTACATCTCCGATGATAACCCCCGCCCAAAGAACACCGGGCCTTCAGCCAACCCACGGGACTGGAGATGGATCCGTAGCTACACATGGCAAAGTCGATCCTGCGCACGTACCCGGCGTTCCGCCTTCGCGTGATATCCCCGCACAGTACTACCTTCATCATGTTTATCCGACCATGGAACGACATCGCCCTCCTCCAGCCGCGATCCCTTTTATAGCACACGATCAGGGAAATTCCTCTCCGAAATTTGCACGGCTCACACTAAACAACATACCATCTACGGCCGATCTCCTTTCCTCTACTTCCCTTCCATTGGGCATGGTACTCCAGCCCTTGGCGCCATTGGACCCAGGGGAGCAGACCATTCCCGTATTAGACTTCGGTGATGCTGGTCCACCACGGTGTCGCAGATGCCGAGCATACATTAATCCCTTCATGGTATTCAAAGCTGGAGGAAATAAATTTGTCTGCAATATGTGTACATTCCCGAACGATGTCCCTTCAGAATACTATGCGCCACTTGATCCTTCCGGAATACGCGTTGATCGAATGCAACGACCCGAGTTAATGTTGGGAACAGTTGAATTCATGGTCCCAAAGGAATACTGGAATAAGGAGCCAGTAGGACTGCGGTGGCTTTTTGTTCTCGATACTTCACAAGAAGCAGTAAATGGAGGGTTTTTGGAAGCATGCTGTGAAGGGATAATCGGTGCATTGTACGGAGGCCAACACACTGTTGACAATGAAAACGGCGAGGCCTCCAACGAACGACTTCCGGCTGGCGCGAAAGTCGGCATAATTACCTTTGATAAGGAAATGCATTTCTACAACCTCAGT GCTTCCCTCCAACAAGCTCAGATGATTGTGATGCCTGACCTAGACGACCCATTCGTTCCTTTGAGTGAAGGATTATTTGTTGATCCTCAAGAGTCAAA GCATGTCATTTGCTCCCTTCTAACGCAGATACCCGCATTATTTTCTAATATTAAAAACCCTGAACCCGCTCTTCTTCCAACAATAAATGCTGCATTCTCAGCTCTAGAAGCAACAGGCGGCAAAATTATTTGTTCCCTGGCCAGTTTGCCGACGTGGGGTCCTGGGCGGCTGTTTATGAGAGAAGACGGCAAAGGTCAGGGGACGGATGCTGAGAAGAAGCTGTTCACGACAGAACACCCTGGCTGGAAGAAAGTTGCAACGAAGATGGCTGAAAGCGGCGTTGGCATCGATTTCTTCATCGCAGCTGGCGGAGGTAAATATATGGATGTAGCAACCATTG GCCATGCTGCCGCTACTTCGGGAGGAGAAACTTTCCTCTATCCGAATTTCCAAGCGCCACGCGATGTGTTAAAGCTTTCTAACGAACTGTCCCATGCTGTCAATCGCGAAACTGGATATCAGGCCTTACTCAAAGTCAGATGCTCGAATGGTCTGCAGGTTTCAGCTTATCACGGCAACTTCCTCCAGCATACCTTTGGGGCCGATCTTATAGTTGGAACAGTCGATGCCGACAAAGCGTTTGGCGTCACCTTTAACCATGATGGAAAACTGGATCCCAAACTCGACGCACACTTCCAGGCTGCTCTACTTTATACCACTTCTGGAGGTCAAAGACGTGTGCGATGCGTTAATCTTGTCGCAGGTGTTAATGAAGGTGGAATGGATACTATGCAGTACCTAGATCAAGATGCCATCGTCAATATCATGGCTAAAGAAG CTGCTTCCAAAATGCCTGAAAAATCGTTGAAAGACATCCGTGCGTCATTAACGGAAAAAACAATCGATATCTTAGCCAATTACAGGAGGCACTTCTCCACATCACAGCCTCCCGGCCAACTTGTCCTACCAGAGCACTTGAAAGAGTTTCCTATGTATATCCTGAGTTTGATCAAGTCGCGGCCTTTTAAGG GAGGACATGAGCCTTCGGACCGCCGGGTGCACGATCTCCGGATGCTCAGGTCGTTCGGGTGTAGGGAGCTTTCCCTTTACCTATACCCGCGCATCATACCTATCCATAACATGAAACCCGAAGACGGCTTCGCAGATAAGGACGGTCAACTCCAAGTTCCCCCTTCTATACGCGCATCATTCTCCCAGATTGAAGAGGGCGGTGCCTACCTTGTTGACAACGGGCAAATTTGTCTCCTCTGGATACATGCTCACGTTTCGCCCAATCTCCTAGAAGATCTCTTTGGGCCTGAAAAGACATCATTACAGTCGCTCGACCCCAGCActtcctctcttcctctcctgGAATCTCACTTGAATGCTCAAGTTCGAAATCTCCTTCAGTACCTGGCTACTGTTCGTGGGTCAAAGGCCGTCACGGTACAATTGGCAAGACAGGGCATGGATGGTGCCGAATATGAGTTTGCTCGATTGCTAGTCGACGATAGGAATAATGAAGCTCAGAATTACGTGGACTGGTTGGTGCACCTGCATCGACAGATCCAACTTGAAATTGGTGGCCATCGGAAAAAGGAAGACAGCGGCGCGGGTGGAGTTAGTGGGATGGAAAGTACTTTGACGGGACTGGCCGGGTTACGACCACCATACTGGTGA